Proteins from a single region of Methanoculleus taiwanensis:
- a CDS encoding type IV pilin N-terminal domain-containing protein, with amino-acid sequence MVSRDDSAVSPVVGVMLMLVVTVIIAAVVSAFAGGLAETQSKTPQVTINAKYSQSEGMTIYHEGGDILSIGEFKILLHPSSNYGSIEEQTYVSAINLSLLQNGQGGLSWYKSGKGGRQVSRFAPGDIAYISAVNCTTQNLTPNMYAVSGTRVTDVGIINPQYVGSSFFLEMVTLDGKMIAKVEVPIQS; translated from the coding sequence ATGGTTTCAAGAGATGACAGTGCAGTCTCCCCGGTTGTGGGAGTAATGCTGATGCTGGTCGTGACCGTCATCATCGCAGCGGTGGTCAGCGCATTTGCCGGGGGGCTCGCGGAGACACAGTCCAAGACACCGCAAGTAACCATCAACGCCAAGTACAGCCAGTCTGAGGGCATGACCATCTACCACGAAGGGGGGGACATACTCTCCATCGGAGAATTCAAGATACTCCTGCATCCTTCGTCCAACTACGGAAGCATTGAGGAGCAGACGTACGTAAGTGCGATCAATCTAAGCCTCCTCCAGAACGGCCAGGGAGGACTGTCGTGGTACAAATCCGGCAAGGGCGGAAGGCAGGTCTCCAGGTTCGCGCCCGGAGACATCGCGTACATCAGCGCCGTGAACTGCACGACACAGAACCTGACGCCGAACATGTACGCTGTCAGCGGCACGAGAGTGACTGACGTCGGGATTATTAATCCCCAATACGTCGGGTCGTCGTTCTTCCTCGAAATGGTCACCCTGGACGGAAAGATGATTGCAAAAGTGGAGGTGCCCATCCAGTCATAA
- a CDS encoding type IV pilin, with protein MKSHRKDSEEAVSPVVGVMLMLVVTLIIAAVVSGFAGDLASSQKKTPTITMTTEIVNTGYYYGSGMTMRVISVSEPIPTSDVKIVIDWTAKNGEKNSTVVLPNVNNVNYGSYLFPAPFATGPGVESFGMNNVKTVDQHFGNYTLTAGTLMRAYPAGAWGPNSDESYGGYGVTTPTYEYKDGTGFTADTDMDFIQGVLGKNWNNLHEGDVVNVRLVHTPSGKVIYNEEVKVRGL; from the coding sequence ATGAAATCTCATAGAAAAGACAGCGAAGAGGCAGTCTCTCCCGTGGTGGGAGTGATGCTGATGCTGGTCGTCACGCTCATTATTGCTGCGGTCGTAAGCGGATTTGCAGGCGATCTCGCCTCAAGCCAGAAGAAAACGCCCACAATTACCATGACGACCGAGATCGTGAACACCGGGTACTACTACGGGAGCGGGATGACGATGCGGGTCATCTCGGTGAGCGAACCGATACCCACCAGCGACGTGAAAATTGTCATTGACTGGACGGCGAAGAACGGCGAGAAGAACTCCACGGTCGTTCTGCCGAACGTAAACAACGTCAATTACGGCTCTTACCTGTTCCCCGCACCATTTGCAACGGGGCCCGGGGTTGAGTCGTTCGGGATGAACAACGTCAAGACCGTCGATCAGCATTTCGGGAACTACACCCTTACGGCGGGCACCCTCATGCGTGCATACCCTGCCGGCGCGTGGGGCCCTAACTCCGATGAGAGTTATGGTGGATACGGTGTGACCACGCCGACGTACGAATACAAAGATGGTACCGGGTTTACTGCAGACACGGATATGGACTTCATCCAGGGAGTCCTCGGCAAAAACTGGAACAACCTCCACGAGGGCGACGTGGTCAACGTGAGGCTGGTTCACACACCCTCCGGAAAAGTGATCTACAACGAAGAAGTGAAAGTGAGGGGGCTTTGA
- a CDS encoding type II/IV secretion system ATPase subunit yields MPHADGLTCIDRYWLRPPYSYAAIIRNAANILTYTLVEPPLTSRELILLQETHEYLRDTVVLEDPHENYRVKLQLSDVARIIRHFDPGIPEERVGILHYYLERNFLGYGKIDGLMHDENIEDISCNGDGVPVYVYHRAHASLPTTIRFSGDELNLFIMKLAQKADKHISLTTPLVDAALPDGSRTQLTFSNVVSTRGSSFTIRKFKADPMTPLDLIAYRTYSPEVLAFLWLAVENRKSMIVVGGTASGKTSTMNAISFFIPFNAKIVSLEDTREIQLPHENWLPTQTRETTISSTRVDIDLFSLLRSALRQRPEFIIVGEVRGREAQTLFQAMNSGHTTYSTLHAGTIQEAINRLAHDPISIPRAMFGALDLIVIQSLHYRGGEIYRQCDSVHEIILTPDGEIRWSTLYENDPTTREFRRVAVRSQVLDEIAAMHGWDDETVVRQLALRERFLREGRKEEYSTATALLAAIRNLEVSHDVRKTEA; encoded by the coding sequence ATGCCGCATGCGGATGGACTGACGTGCATCGACCGCTACTGGCTTAGACCTCCTTACTCGTATGCGGCGATAATCAGGAACGCAGCAAATATCCTTACCTACACGCTTGTCGAACCGCCCCTGACCTCCAGGGAGCTGATTCTCCTTCAGGAGACGCATGAATATCTCAGAGATACAGTCGTTCTTGAAGATCCGCATGAGAACTACCGTGTCAAATTGCAGTTATCGGATGTCGCCCGTATCATCCGCCATTTTGACCCCGGTATCCCGGAGGAGCGTGTCGGGATCCTGCATTATTACCTGGAACGGAATTTCCTGGGGTACGGGAAGATCGACGGGCTTATGCATGACGAGAATATCGAGGATATCAGCTGTAACGGTGACGGGGTTCCGGTCTACGTCTACCACCGTGCACATGCGAGCCTCCCGACGACAATTCGGTTCAGCGGAGATGAATTGAACCTGTTCATCATGAAACTTGCGCAGAAGGCCGACAAGCACATCTCCCTCACGACCCCTCTTGTCGACGCCGCTCTTCCGGACGGATCGCGCACCCAGTTGACCTTCTCCAATGTCGTCTCAACGCGGGGGAGCTCGTTTACCATCCGGAAATTCAAGGCGGATCCGATGACGCCCCTGGATCTCATTGCATACAGGACATATTCCCCGGAAGTGCTTGCTTTCCTCTGGCTTGCTGTCGAGAACAGAAAAAGTATGATCGTCGTCGGCGGCACGGCCAGCGGCAAGACATCGACGATGAACGCTATCTCGTTTTTTATTCCCTTCAATGCGAAGATCGTTTCCCTGGAGGACACACGCGAGATCCAGCTCCCCCATGAGAACTGGCTCCCCACCCAGACCCGCGAGACGACTATCAGCTCAACCCGGGTGGATATCGATCTCTTCTCCCTGCTGCGTTCTGCGCTCCGCCAGCGCCCGGAGTTCATCATCGTCGGCGAAGTCCGCGGAAGGGAGGCGCAGACGCTCTTCCAGGCCATGAACTCCGGCCATACTACCTATTCCACCCTCCACGCCGGCACGATACAGGAGGCGATCAACCGTCTTGCCCACGATCCCATCAGCATCCCGAGAGCGATGTTCGGGGCGCTCGACCTCATCGTGATTCAGTCCCTCCATTACCGGGGGGGAGAGATCTATCGGCAGTGTGATTCCGTCCACGAAATCATTCTGACGCCGGACGGGGAGATCCGGTGGTCGACACTGTACGAAAACGACCCTACAACGCGGGAGTTCCGCCGGGTTGCGGTCCGATCGCAGGTCCTCGATGAAATTGCTGCCATGCATGGGTGGGACGACGAAACGGTCGTTCGGCAGCTTGCTCTGCGCGAGCGGTTCCTCAGAGAAGGCAGGAAGGAAGAATACTCAACTGCAACCGCGCTCCTTGCGGCAATCAGGAATCTGGAGGTCTCGCACGATGTACGGAAGACTGAGGCATAA